From the Saccharobesus litoralis genome, one window contains:
- a CDS encoding tripartite tricarboxylate transporter permease: MFEQFSHFFQILFTLCTDPSNLAVLFGASIMGIIFGSMPGLTATLGVALLTSLTYQFDTSTALIALLGLYVGAIYGGSYPAILLNIPGTPAAAATAMDGHPMAKRGEGGRALGLTTTASMIGTIIGLLFLVILAPVIATLALQFTSWEFFLLALFGILISGTLASSDMVVKGWIAGLIGLFLATVGRDALQFYPRYTFESSFLDSGLEIVPVLIAAFGIPQIIRVLSERQNLASNMQFGRVLPELSTLVRNAKHIFRSACIGVGIGSVPGVGEDIAGWVSYSTAKNTSKPEEQAKFGKGSETAIVSSETANNACIGGALIPLLSLGIPGSPPAAMLLGALLLHGVVPGPTIEVDHPGFLLEVTAIMIMASFAMWANGMLLAKQVVKLLYVPTPLFMPLIAVLCILGSYSLGLNLFNLYIMIPIGIAAYVLGEYKFPISPLVIGLVLGGMADESLRRALMLSDGSFLPMLQRPVALLLLVVIVYFVLAQIPAAKRAMRRLNPFIKTNKSLTTVN, translated from the coding sequence TTGGGGGTGGCTTTGTTAACATCTTTAACCTATCAGTTTGATACCAGCACCGCATTGATCGCCCTGTTGGGTTTATATGTTGGGGCGATTTATGGTGGGTCTTATCCCGCTATTTTGCTAAATATTCCAGGAACACCGGCAGCGGCCGCCACCGCGATGGACGGCCACCCTATGGCTAAACGTGGGGAAGGGGGCCGAGCATTAGGCTTAACGACCACTGCATCCATGATCGGCACCATTATTGGTTTATTGTTTTTGGTGATCCTTGCTCCGGTTATTGCCACGCTAGCTTTGCAATTTACGTCGTGGGAGTTCTTCTTGCTGGCGCTGTTCGGTATTTTAATTAGCGGGACCTTGGCCAGTAGCGATATGGTGGTTAAAGGCTGGATAGCGGGTCTTATCGGTTTATTTCTCGCTACAGTCGGACGGGATGCCTTGCAGTTTTACCCGCGTTATACTTTTGAATCGAGCTTTTTAGATAGTGGCTTAGAAATTGTGCCTGTGCTGATCGCCGCGTTTGGGATTCCGCAAATTATTCGAGTTCTGTCGGAAAGACAAAACCTCGCGAGTAATATGCAATTTGGCCGAGTATTGCCGGAATTATCTACCTTAGTGCGTAATGCTAAACACATATTTCGCTCTGCTTGTATTGGTGTTGGGATTGGCTCAGTACCTGGTGTTGGCGAAGATATTGCCGGTTGGGTTTCTTACAGCACCGCTAAAAACACCTCCAAGCCGGAGGAGCAAGCTAAATTCGGTAAAGGCAGTGAAACCGCGATTGTCTCGTCAGAAACCGCTAATAATGCCTGTATTGGTGGAGCATTGATCCCATTACTGAGTTTAGGGATCCCAGGTAGCCCTCCGGCTGCAATGTTGTTAGGCGCCTTATTGTTGCATGGCGTTGTGCCCGGCCCGACGATTGAAGTGGATCACCCTGGCTTTTTACTCGAAGTGACCGCGATCATGATTATGGCTTCTTTTGCCATGTGGGCCAATGGCATGTTACTCGCTAAGCAAGTGGTTAAACTATTATATGTGCCTACGCCGTTATTTATGCCCTTGATTGCCGTGCTGTGTATTTTAGGCTCGTACTCATTAGGGCTGAACTTGTTTAATTTGTATATCATGATCCCAATAGGCATTGCGGCTTATGTATTAGGTGAATATAAGTTTCCTATCTCGCCATTAGTGATTGGTCTGGTGTTAGGGGGAATGGCAGATGAAAGCTTACGTCGCGCGCTTATGTTGTCCGACGGCAGCTTTTTGCCTATGTTACAGCGCCCTGTTGCTTTGTTATTGTTAGTGGTCATTGTTTATTTTGTCTTGGCGCAAATTCCTGCCGCCAAACGAGCGATGCGGCGTTTAAACCCTTTTATTAAAACCAATAAGTCGTTGACGACGGTAAATTAA